A region of Dermochelys coriacea isolate rDerCor1 chromosome 1, rDerCor1.pri.v4, whole genome shotgun sequence DNA encodes the following proteins:
- the LOC119853527 gene encoding apovitellenin-1-like, with the protein MQTNGYCIELVLQTVLQSRALAMALILLLSTSLSEVGAKAISKRHVHRDWLIIPDSIAFYMYKSVNKVSLKAGQFLEEAVQTPVILEIRNFLMKETSKISVLAEQLMEKLTGLWKKKEEAPAQQ; encoded by the exons ATGCAGACTAACG GGTACTGCATTGAGCTTGTGCTACAAACCGTGCTTCAGTCGAGGGCTTTGGCAATGGCTCTGATTCTGCTCCTCAGCACCAGTCTCTCTG aagTGGGTGCTAAGGCAATCTCAAAGAGACACGTCCATCGTGACTGGCTGATCATACCGGATTCAATTGCATTTTACATGTACAAATCTGTGAACAAAGTGTCCCTGAAAGCTGGTCAGTTCTTGGAGGAAGCTGTTCAGACTCCAGTAATCCTTGAGATCAG GAACTTCCTAATGAAGGAGACCTCTAAAATCAGTGTGCTGGCAGAACAGCTGATGGAAAAATTAACGGGTCTgtggaagaagaaagaggaagccccagcccagcagtaG